One Solanum pennellii chromosome 10, SPENNV200 genomic region harbors:
- the LOC107031861 gene encoding IAA-amino acid hydrolase ILR1-like 6, with product MKFFQISNKKAIFFTIFIFCMLITPLKGAKTSVSSSSSSSDQQPELITYFKSTTLLKNPTIKDLQNQSRTSKINLFTSSDCSIWTKECSNEILKIAQKTEHVKWIKSVRRKIHEHPELAFQEFETSKLVRQELEKMEISYRFPLATTGIRAIIGSGQPPFVALRADMDALPIQEAVEWEHKSKIAGKMHACGHDAHVAMLIGAARILKAREKNLKGTVILIFQPAEEAGNGAKRMMKDGALENVEAIFAAHVSHQHPTGVIGSRTGPLLAGCGFFKAVISGKTGQASNPHHSIDPVLAASAAVISLQSIVSRESNPLDSQVVSVTSFNAGDNLDLIPESVTLSGTFRAFSTINFYQLLKRIREVFTEQASVFRCSATVDFFEDKDTIYPPTVNDDTMYEHVRMVASDLVGTTNFKVVPPMMGAEDFSFYSEVIPAAFFYIGIRNETLGSIHTGHSPHFMIDEDVLPIGAATHAAIAERYLNEYGS from the exons atgaagttttttcaaatttctaataaaaaagCAATCTTTTTTACCATTTTCATCTTTTGCATGCTAATAACTCCATTAAAAGGGGCAAAAACctctgtttcttcttcttcttcttcgtctgATCAACAACCTGAATTGATCACGTACTTCAAATCCACAACTTTACTGAAAAACCCCACTATTAAAGACCTTCAAAATCAATCAAGAACATCAAAAATCAATCTTTTTACATCATCTGATTGTTCAATTTGGACAAAAGAATGttcaaatgaaattttgaaaattgccCAGAAAACAGAGCATGTTAAATGGATAAAATCAGTGAGGAGAAAAATCCATGAACACCCTGAACTTGCTTTTCAAGAATTTGAAACTAGCAAACTTGTTCGTCAAGAACttgaaaaaatggaaatttcTTATCGGTTTCCGTTGGCTACCACCGGAATCCGAGCCATCATCGGCTCCGGCCAGCCGCCGTTTGTTGCTCTTCGAGCTGACATGGATGCCCTTCCAATTCAg gAAGCTGTTGAATGGGAGCACAAGAGCAAAATTGCTGGTAAAATGCATGCTTGTGGCCATGATGCTCATGTGGCTATGCTTATTGGTGCGGCTAGAATTTTAAAGGCTCGTGAGAAGAACTTAAAG GGTACAGTTATTCTAATATTTCAACCAGCAGAAGAAGCAGGGAATGGAGCAAAAAGGATGATGAAAGATGGTGCATTGGAAAATGTGGAAGCTATATTTGCTGCACATGTTTCACATCAACATCCAACTGGTGTCATTGGATCAAGAACAGGCCCTTTACTTGCTGGCTGTGGGTTCTTTAAAGCTGTCATTAGTGGAAAAACAGGTCAAGCAAGCAATCCCCACCACTCAATTGATCCTGTTCTTGCTGCCTCTGCTGCTGTTATCAGCTTACAAAGCATTGTTTCTCGTGAATCCAATCCATTAGACTCTCAG GTGGTGTCTGTGACATCTTTCAATGCTGGAGATAATCTTGACTTGATACCAGAATCAGTTACACTCAGTGGGACATTCAGGGCTTTTTCGACAATAAATTTTTATCAACTTCTTAAAAGGATAAGAGAG GTTTTCACAGAACAAGCTAGTGTATTCAGATGCAGTGCAACAGTTGATTTTTTCGAAGATAAGGACACGATCTACCCTCCGACTGTGAACGATGACACAATGTACGAGCACGTGAGGATGGTCGCGAGTGATTTGGTTGGAACGACCAATTTTAAGGTCGTTCCGCCAATGATGGGAGCAGAGGATTTTTCATTCTACTCTGAAGTAATTCCTGCTGCATTTTTCTATATTGGTATAAGGAATGAGACCTTAGGATCAATACATACAGGACATTCACCACATTTTATGATTGATGAAGATGTATTGCCTATTGGTGCAGCTACTCATGCTGCTATTGCAGAAAGATACCTTAATGAATATGGATCTTGA
- the LOC107001954 gene encoding transcription factor ORG2-like has protein sequence MLAISSPMISTNYINFGWLLEDPNSQQININPMEPLHSSSRKNLQHSDSNKFDEITINGGDHHQPDQTVKKLNHNASERDRRKKINDLYSSLRSLLPPSDHMKKPSIPSTISKILKYIPELQSEVERLVQKKEEFTSTYVFNRQNLGDFTKQKRIKGGIENSSFVISTSKLSDKEIVVQISTLKINKGSIGEAISQLEDEGLVLLNATSFETFEDRVFYTLHFQVERSMVVEIDMLRDKLSSYFEKEDKL, from the exons ATGCTAGCCATTTCTTCTCCTATGATTTCtactaattatattaattttggtTGGCTTTTGGAAGATCCAAATAGCCAACAAATTAACATTAATCCCatggaacctcttcattcaTCATCACGAAAAAACCTTCAACACTCtgattcaaataaatttgatgaGATTACTATCAACGGTGGTGATCATCATCAACCCGATCAAACGGTGAAGAAGCTTAATCACAACGCAAGTGAACGTGATCGTAGAAAGAAAATCAACGACTTATATTCTTCTCTTCGTTCTTTACTTCCTCCTTCTGATCATATG AAAAAGCCAAGTATTccatcaacaatatcaaaaattCTAAAGTACATACCAGAGTTACAAAGTGAAGTGGAAAGATTGgttcaaaagaaagaagaatttaCATCAACATATGTTTTCAATAGACAAAATTTAGGTgattttaccaaacaaaaaagaataaaaggAGGAATTGAGAATTCTTCATTTGTTATTTCAACAAGTAAATTAAGTGATAAAGAAATAGTTGTTCAAATATCAACTTTGAAGATCAATAAAGGTTCAATTGGTGAGGCTATTTCACAATTAGAAGATGAAGGACTTGTTCTACTAAATGCAACTTCTTTTGAAACTTTTGAAGATAGAGTATTCTATACCTTGCATTTTCAG GTTGAACGAAGTATGGTGGTTGAGATTGACATGCTAAGAGACAAACTCTCATCTTATTTTGAGAAGGAAGACAAGTTATAA